The bacterium genome window below encodes:
- a CDS encoding transaldolase family protein, translated as MKTRIFLDGGDPAETRDLLGRLGFLDGQTTNPTLIARNPAARARLDRGERLPEAEVLAFYRGVVHEISGLLPAGSVSVEVYADPATGPERMLEQAAEMYPWIPNAHIKFPSNAAGLAAAETAAAAGMRVNMTLCFSQEQAAATYAATRGAARGQVFVSPFVGRLDDRGEDGMDLIANILRMYRAGDGHVEVLTASVRTLDHLLFALALGSDIVTAPYKILREWADRGVPQPGADYRYPRGTLRPIPYKELDLALPWRQFDVAHDLTAQGMEKFSADWNALIR; from the coding sequence GTGAAGACCCGCATCTTCCTCGACGGGGGCGACCCGGCGGAGACGCGCGATCTGCTCGGCCGCCTCGGCTTCCTTGACGGCCAGACGACCAACCCGACGCTGATCGCCAGGAACCCTGCGGCGCGCGCACGCCTCGATCGCGGCGAGCGGCTGCCGGAGGCCGAGGTGCTCGCGTTCTACCGGGGCGTCGTCCACGAGATCTCGGGACTGCTGCCGGCGGGGTCGGTCTCGGTCGAGGTCTACGCCGACCCGGCGACCGGGCCCGAGCGCATGCTCGAGCAGGCGGCCGAGATGTACCCCTGGATCCCAAACGCGCACATCAAGTTCCCGTCGAATGCGGCGGGCCTCGCGGCCGCCGAGACGGCCGCCGCCGCCGGCATGCGCGTCAACATGACCCTGTGCTTCAGCCAGGAGCAGGCCGCCGCGACCTACGCCGCGACGCGAGGGGCCGCGCGCGGCCAGGTCTTCGTCTCGCCGTTCGTCGGCCGCCTCGACGACCGCGGCGAGGACGGCATGGACCTGATCGCCAACATCCTGCGCATGTACCGGGCCGGCGACGGCCATGTGGAGGTGCTCACGGCAAGCGTGCGGACGCTGGACCATCTGCTCTTCGCGCTCGCCCTCGGCTCGGACATCGTGACGGCCCCGTACAAGATCCTCAGGGAGTGGGCCGACAGGGGAGTGCCGCAGCCGGGGGCCGACTACCGCTACCCGCGGGGCACGCTCCGGCCGATCCCGTACAAGGAACTGGACCTGGCGCTCCCGTGGCGGCAGTTTGACGTCGCGCACGACCTGACGGCCCAGGGCATGGAGAAGTTCTCCGCGGACTGGAACGCGCTCATCCGCTGA
- a CDS encoding dihydrolipoyl dehydrogenase, with the protein MKTYDAVVIGAGDVGCAVAFKAAGAGLSVALVEKGAIGGTCLNNGCVPSKTLIHVADRVLEIAEAPALGIRVELAGADFEGIMARMRETVANGRSALHRAVEQTANIELIPGACRFLAPRTLEVAGTRLAGKKVFVASGSRPAMPPIPGLDATPHLTNETLLALRRRPESLIILGGGYIGLEYGHFFAALGTKVTIVERGERLLPFEEPEVSELLRARLAQRVQLHLGTTVTEVRPAAGGCAVVVRGAGDSTAELAAEQVLVAAGRRSNADELRAQAAGFDLDERGYFRVDDRLRTNKPGVWALGDAIGRAMFTHAGDREAEVAWHNASHRRQIAMDFAAVPHAVFTSPQIASVGLTEAQAAAGGRTPLVGRARYMDTVLGRAMGERDGFAKAIVDRETRRILGFHVIGPQASLLIAEVATAVANRQQVDTITGSMHVFPALSDLVTEAFANLA; encoded by the coding sequence GTGAAGACCTACGACGCCGTGGTCATCGGCGCGGGCGACGTCGGCTGCGCGGTTGCGTTCAAGGCCGCCGGCGCCGGTCTTTCGGTTGCGCTGGTCGAGAAGGGCGCAATCGGGGGGACGTGCCTGAACAACGGCTGCGTCCCCTCGAAGACGCTCATCCACGTGGCGGACCGGGTCCTGGAGATCGCGGAGGCGCCGGCGCTCGGCATCCGCGTCGAGCTGGCGGGCGCCGACTTCGAGGGGATCATGGCGCGGATGCGGGAGACGGTCGCGAACGGCCGCAGTGCCCTGCACCGCGCCGTCGAGCAGACGGCGAACATCGAGCTGATCCCCGGCGCGTGTCGCTTCCTCGCACCGCGCACGCTCGAAGTCGCGGGGACGAGGCTCGCCGGGAAGAAGGTGTTCGTCGCCTCGGGCTCCCGGCCCGCCATGCCGCCGATCCCCGGGCTCGACGCGACGCCGCACCTCACGAACGAGACGCTGCTCGCGCTCCGGCGCCGGCCGGAGAGCCTCATCATCCTCGGGGGAGGGTACATCGGGCTGGAGTACGGCCACTTCTTCGCGGCGCTCGGCACGAAGGTCACGATCGTCGAGCGCGGCGAGCGCCTCCTGCCGTTCGAGGAGCCGGAGGTCTCCGAGCTCCTCCGCGCGCGGCTCGCACAGCGGGTGCAGCTGCACCTCGGCACGACCGTCACCGAGGTCAGGCCGGCGGCCGGGGGCTGCGCCGTCGTCGTGCGGGGAGCGGGCGACAGCACGGCGGAGCTGGCGGCCGAGCAGGTCCTCGTCGCCGCGGGCCGCCGTTCCAACGCGGACGAGCTTCGCGCTCAGGCGGCCGGGTTTGATCTCGACGAGCGCGGCTACTTCCGCGTCGACGACCGCCTGCGGACGAACAAGCCCGGCGTCTGGGCGCTCGGCGACGCCATCGGCCGGGCGATGTTCACGCACGCCGGCGACCGGGAGGCCGAGGTGGCCTGGCACAACGCGTCGCACCGCCGGCAGATCGCCATGGACTTCGCCGCCGTCCCGCACGCGGTCTTCACCTCGCCGCAGATCGCCTCGGTGGGGCTCACCGAGGCGCAGGCCGCGGCCGGGGGGCGCACGCCGCTCGTGGGCAGGGCCCGCTACATGGACACCGTCCTCGGCAGGGCGATGGGGGAGCGCGACGGCTTCGCGAAGGCGATCGTCGATCGGGAGACCCGGCGCATCCTCGGCTTCCACGTGATCGGACCGCAGGCGTCGCTGCTGATCGCCGAGGTCGCCACCGCGGTCGCCAACCGCCAGCAGGTCGACACCATCACGGGGAGCATGCACGTCTTTCCGGCGCTCTCGGACCTCGTGACCGAGGCGTTCGCGAATCTCGCGTAG